From Carnobacterium alterfunditum DSM 5972:
ATAACAAGCGGCAAGTATGCGATCATTGCTGAACCGATCGTATTCAAAACTTCTAAGTTTAAGACGTTCAATGCTTCAACTGTGAAGAAAACACCGATAACAACAGCTACGATTTGCCCAATAATTTTAGCGATATCAAAATTCATATTTCCTGAATTTTTAATCAATTTAGTTAAATTATTGATGCCTGTACTTGATAGTAAATCAGTTAAAAGTTCACCCACAAATTTAGCAATAGCGACACCAACTGCTAATAAAATGACTGCTACGATAACATTTGGAATAGCAGCTAACACTTGATTTAGTACGCCAACGATCGGACGAGAGATCGTTTGGATATTTAATGTTTCTAAAGCAATCGTAACGATTGGGATCAAGATAATAATATATACAATGTTTCCTAATACTTTAGCCATCGTACTCTTTTGACCAGCAGAAGGTGCTGCTTCTACTGCTGATTTAGAAGTTGTAAGTTTAGAGACCCATTTGTCAACATCTAACGTCAATGCCAAGTTGTAAACAAGATTTTTAACAAAACGAGCCACAATTATTCCAATAGCCATGATAACGACAGCTGCGAACATATTAGGGAAGAAGTTCAGAGCTGTATCAAACATATTAGAAATTGGTCTAGCAACCGCATCTAATCCCAACATACCCAAGATACCTGGTAAGAATAATAACCAAACTAAGAAATATAGGACTTGTGATAGAGAATCGATGGTCGTTTCAGCTTGTTCTTGCGAATTCGTTACACTCCACTTTGTTAAAAGTTTGCCAAATCCGGCTACTTTAAGCCCTTTTTGAACAGCTTTTTTAACTACTGTAGCAACGACCCATGCTAGTATTAATAGTAGGATAGCTCCTAATAGTGTCGGCAGAAAATCAACGAATGAATTTAACCCTGAACTAACTGAATTTGTTACAGTATCGGTCATAATCAACATCTCCTTTTCTTTATAATGAGTATCTTTACATTAACTAGTATAGCTGATGTAATTTTTTTAACAAAATAATACGCATTATTAAATAACTGATTTTTATAAAAAATTTTTTCTGGAAATCTTGTTTTAACAGTACTTATAGGGCTCTTATCATTGACTTAAAATACTATCATTGTTATATTTTAACGAGGCTTTAAACATATTATTGAAAAAGAAGGTGCATCATTATCAAGAAAAATCGACTCGAGACCGACTCTATTCCAAAACTATTAGTCGAATTCTCGATACCGGCAATTATCGGGATGCTGGTCAATGCGATCTACAACGTTGTCGACCGGATATTTATTGGGAATGATCCGGTATTAGGTTCTCTAGGCTTAGCAGCCGTGTCCATTACATTCCCTGTAACATTGGTCTTGCTGGCATTTGCCTTAATGGTAGGTATTGGAGGATCTACACGTTTTTCCATTAGTTTAGGTAAGAAGGAAACAGAAAAAGCTAAGTTCTTTTTAGGAAACGGTGTAATGTTAGCTATTATTGCTGGACTGCTTTTTATGATATTAGGAAATATTTTTATCGAACCGATCCTGCAAGCTCTTGGTGCCAGCAGTGATGTTCTTCCATTCGCTACTGATTATCTGAGTGTCATTTTATATGGAGCTGTTTTTCAAAGTGTCGCCATGTCATTGAATAATTTTTCAAGAGCAGACGGAAATCCGCGTAATTCCATGATCAGTATGATGATCGGTGCCGGATTCAATATCATTTTTGATTACATCTTTATTATTCAAATGGGCTTGGGAATGAAAGGTGCTGCTTACGCTACGATTGGCGGTCAATTTCTGTCTATGGTCTGGCAACTTGCCTATTTCTTAGGGCCTAGAGCAAATGTCCAGTTAGCTATTCAAAATATGAAACTACGAGCAGCATACGTAAAAGATATTTTAACGACTGGAATACCAGCATTTTTACTACAAATTGCAAATAGTGTTCTAAATATCGTGATCAATGCAAGTTTAGTTATTTATGGCGGAGACATCGCCATATCAGTTGCGGGTATCATAACGAGTGCGACCACCCTTATTATCATGATGGTTGCTGGATTGATCCAGGGTCTCCAGCCGATCATCAGTTACAATACTGGAGCAGATCGACCCGATCGTGTAAAACAAGCTTTGAAAATAGCCACCGTCATTGGCGGGATCATTAGTACAACTGGTTTCTTGATCTTTCAGTTCTTCCCTGAATTTGTTATAACCTTATTTAACCAAGAACCAGCTGTTGTTTCTTTAGGGGTAGAAGCCATTCGCATATGGACCGCAGCTTTCCCGCTAGTCGGCATCCAAATCGTTTGGGCCAGCTACTTTCAAGCCGTTGGAAAAGTACGCTTGGCCAGTTTTTTAAACTTAGCTCGCCAAATCATCTTTTTGATTCCATTAATTCTGATACTGTCGCCTATTTTTGAACTCACTGGCATCTATGCAGCTGTCCCAATTGCTGAAGCATTAGCCTTTGTCGTGACATTCGTCTTTTTGAAGAGTCAGTTCAAAACTTCGCAACACCCGCTTTAATCACTAATTTATAACATCAAAAAGGAAGAGATCGAGACTTTTGTCTCAACCTCTTCTTTTTTTGTAGTTGAATAGCATGACTATCTAGTCGCCACTCATTCATGAAACGCCATTCTACCGAAGAGCAGCACCAAAAACTGGTCTCACTCTTCGCTTAAGACAAGGTGCACGAATGTGTTGAGCGACTATTTGGCGTTACTCCGTCGTGAAACGCCCTTACACCGAAGAGCGGCATTTTTTCTATCTAGTTTTGATACCATTCTGGGCGTTCGTCAAAGTAAAAGACTCCAACACCGCCAATTCCGATGTGTGTTCCTAGTACTGAACCTAATCTAAACAGTTGCGTTTGGCATTCTGGCAACTCTTCTTTTATCATGGCTTCAATTTTTCTGGCTGTTTCTTCATCATCGCCATGGCTAATGCCGATAGTTTGGTCCTTAAAGTTCTCTGCACCTTTTTTTACATCGTCGATCAATTTTTTATAAAGTTTCTTCTGTCCGCGAACGAGTTTGCTCAATTGGATAAAACCATCTTCGACCGTTAAGTAAGGTTTGATATTCAAAGCTGTCCCTACGTATCCCGTCGTTTTATTCACACGCCCGCCTTTAACAAGCCATTTCAAATCTCTTAAGGTAAATTTATAATAAACATGCTCAATGTTCCACTCCATTTGGTGAACGATCTCCTCAAATGACTTTCCTGCTTCAATCATCTTCAATGCTTGCAAAGCAATAAGTGCTGCGCCGCCAGATCCACCTCTTGAATCGACCAGGGCGATCTTTCGCTCAGGATATTTTTCTTTGTACTCTTCAATAACTTGGTGAGCAAATTGATAAGTTCCAGACATCTCTGATGAAAAAGACATGTAGATCATATCTTCATTTTCTTGGATGGATTTATCCAAGGCTTTTGTCAAAGATCCATAAGAAATTTGAGAAGTCGTTGGCACGACGCCTGAACGCATCGCTTCGTAAACAGCGTCTACTGT
This genomic window contains:
- a CDS encoding mechanosensitive ion channel; its protein translation is MTDTVTNSVSSGLNSFVDFLPTLLGAILLLILAWVVATVVKKAVQKGLKVAGFGKLLTKWSVTNSQEQAETTIDSLSQVLYFLVWLLFLPGILGMLGLDAVARPISNMFDTALNFFPNMFAAVVIMAIGIIVARFVKNLVYNLALTLDVDKWVSKLTTSKSAVEAAPSAGQKSTMAKVLGNIVYIIILIPIVTIALETLNIQTISRPIVGVLNQVLAAIPNVIVAVILLAVGVAIAKFVGELLTDLLSSTGINNLTKLIKNSGNMNFDIAKIIGQIVAVVIGVFFTVEALNVLNLEVLNTIGSAMIAYLPLVISALIILGVGVVGGSVLGGFVTKSTGNKFAGESLKYILIVLSVFMALDQLKFATSIVNLAFILILGALSVAFAIAFGIGGRDFAKSQLAELDKKMDKESKSPNDQGPTL
- a CDS encoding DegV family protein — its product is MTKLIIDTTCDRNLEMEQQYDFEVIPLSITLDNKTYLDGEEITVDAVYEAMRSGVVPTTSQISYGSLTKALDKSIQENEDMIYMSFSSEMSGTYQFAHQVIEEYKEKYPERKIALVDSRGGSGGAALIALQALKMIEAGKSFEEIVHQMEWNIEHVYYKFTLRDLKWLVKGGRVNKTTGYVGTALNIKPYLTVEDGFIQLSKLVRGQKKLYKKLIDDVKKGAENFKDQTIGISHGDDEETARKIEAMIKEELPECQTQLFRLGSVLGTHIGIGGVGVFYFDERPEWYQN
- a CDS encoding MATE family efflux transporter → MPKLLVEFSIPAIIGMLVNAIYNVVDRIFIGNDPVLGSLGLAAVSITFPVTLVLLAFALMVGIGGSTRFSISLGKKETEKAKFFLGNGVMLAIIAGLLFMILGNIFIEPILQALGASSDVLPFATDYLSVILYGAVFQSVAMSLNNFSRADGNPRNSMISMMIGAGFNIIFDYIFIIQMGLGMKGAAYATIGGQFLSMVWQLAYFLGPRANVQLAIQNMKLRAAYVKDILTTGIPAFLLQIANSVLNIVINASLVIYGGDIAISVAGIITSATTLIIMMVAGLIQGLQPIISYNTGADRPDRVKQALKIATVIGGIISTTGFLIFQFFPEFVITLFNQEPAVVSLGVEAIRIWTAAFPLVGIQIVWASYFQAVGKVRLASFLNLARQIIFLIPLILILSPIFELTGIYAAVPIAEALAFVVTFVFLKSQFKTSQHPL